A section of the Pleurocapsa minor HA4230-MV1 genome encodes:
- the speB gene encoding agmatinase, with product MIPQQFIGSEAQTTYNQAKVVILPIPYEKTTTYRKGCQNGPEAIITASEQLEAYDLELEQEVCQQTGIFTTEAIANTKLNPDLEPEMMMAIVGNRVSELITDGKFVIALGGEHSITAAIVTAYQQQLSQPFTVIQIDAHGDMRHSYEGSIYNHACVMRRVLDMGLPTLPVGIRSICLEEAELIKQQQIPVVWAKDIYHNSDWIEQAIALISTEKVFITIDLDGLDPSSMPGVGTPEPGGLNWYELIKFMRAVFTRHEVIGCDMMELAPTSDSVASEFTAAKLVYKLIGYSQTFKPNK from the coding sequence ATGATTCCCCAACAATTTATTGGTTCAGAAGCACAGACTACCTACAATCAAGCAAAGGTAGTAATTTTGCCTATTCCTTATGAAAAAACAACTACTTACCGTAAAGGCTGTCAAAATGGCCCTGAAGCGATAATCACCGCCTCAGAACAGCTAGAAGCTTATGACCTTGAGCTAGAACAAGAAGTTTGTCAGCAGACAGGAATATTTACCACAGAAGCGATCGCCAATACTAAATTAAATCCCGATCTAGAGCCTGAGATGATGATGGCGATTGTTGGCAACAGAGTATCTGAGTTGATTACTGACGGAAAGTTTGTGATTGCCTTGGGGGGAGAACATAGTATTACCGCAGCCATAGTCACAGCCTATCAACAGCAGTTAAGCCAGCCTTTTACCGTAATTCAGATTGATGCTCATGGGGACATGCGCCATAGTTACGAGGGTTCAATCTATAATCACGCCTGCGTCATGCGTCGAGTGTTAGACATGGGACTACCGACTCTACCCGTAGGTATTCGCAGTATTTGCTTAGAAGAAGCAGAATTAATTAAACAACAGCAAATTCCTGTAGTTTGGGCTAAAGATATCTATCACAATTCTGACTGGATTGAGCAGGCGATCGCTTTAATCTCTACGGAAAAAGTATTTATCACCATCGATCTTGATGGCTTAGATCCAAGTTCCATGCCTGGAGTAGGAACTCCTGAACCTGGCGGTTTAAACTGGTATGAGCTAATTAAATTTATGCGTGCAGTATTCACCCGACATGAGGTGATCGGTTGTGACATGATGGAATTAGCACCCACATCTGACTCAGTAGCCTCAGAATTTACCGCAGCCAAGCTAGTCTATAAACTAATTGGTTATTCCCAAACTTTTAAGCCCAATAAATAG
- a CDS encoding DUF393 domain-containing protein: MKYQVVYDSKCNLCSNFAQILQQFDREQTFSYIPMQDPIALADYGITPTDCEAGMILIETNNPARRWQGSAAAEEIARLLPLGSAFIAAYRAIPGMKWLGDRSYEQIRDHRYEWFGERHLQ; the protein is encoded by the coding sequence ATGAAATATCAAGTCGTTTACGACAGCAAGTGTAATCTCTGCTCCAATTTTGCCCAGATTCTCCAGCAATTTGACCGCGAACAAACTTTCAGTTATATTCCCATGCAGGATCCCATAGCTTTAGCTGATTATGGGATTACGCCAACAGACTGTGAGGCAGGAATGATTTTAATCGAAACAAATAACCCTGCTAGAAGATGGCAGGGAAGCGCCGCAGCGGAAGAAATTGCCCGCCTATTACCTCTGGGATCAGCTTTTATTGCTGCCTATCGAGCTATTCCAGGCATGAAGTGGCTAGGCGATCGCAGTTATGAACAAATCCGCGATCATCGCTATGAATGGTTTGGGGAACGCCATTTGCAATGA
- a CDS encoding FG-GAP repeat protein yields MAISLSDLKNTNGNDGLVIPGKNEGDRLGEAVYSAGDLNGDGLDDLVVTAPDGGIPSTDDDSYYQSDRRGQAYVIFGTRSSNNSTVNLDSLNGSNGFKVSGIDATNQLGSAVSVGDLNGDGIDDLVLGAPNAGRNISSYNYSYSENNGEAYVIFGTRNGKDANFNLQSLNGSNGFTLKGIDASDLLGTAITSAGDINGDGIDDLAVSATGGGQPITNRNGFTYSDRRGEVYVLFGKKNGFDARINLFNLNGSNGFIVDGKDANDSLGSALSNAGDINGDGIDDLVIGASNAGNVIDSPFADGDSDRRGEIYVVFGSKNGFNSRFSVGDRFTLTGIGIEDNLGTAISSAGDLNGDGIDDLVIGAANASVDGSYTQSGQVYVLFGRQGGFGTQFDLNSLNGNNGFSIAGINGGDGLGNAVSAGDFNGDDIDDLLVGASTAGSDSRGAAYVLFGKRNGFTSQVDLANLSSSAGIKIAGVSSEDLLGSGISSGGDLNGDGADDLIVSAPGVDLGNEYTKEGTTYVIFGKPQPQPQPVPSNSPTPYSDRLKGTAQNDQISGQNGDDTIFGEDGNDTLAGDGGNDRLSGSNGNDTLAGNDGGDTISGGAGTDLLNGGNQQDRLLGDAGNDSLVGGTDNDLLEGGSGNDTIFGADPNNFQVQVGEQETLIGGEGTDLFILGDKNQIYYDDRNSRTDGSTDYALIEDFNLAQDKIQLKGDRSLYSLSFFADGNGKTLANLFYLQPEAVPERVGILKNVSSNLTLSNSAFVFVGQQPSNPPPTTIIGQATPYNDRLNGTAQNDQISGQNGNDTIFGEDGNDTLAGDGGNDRLSGSNGNDTLAGNDGGDTISGGAGTDLLNGGNQQDRLLGDAGNDSLVGGTDNDLLEGGSGNDTLFGADPNNSQVQVGEQETLIGGEGTDLFILGDKNQIYYDDRNSRTDGSTDYALIEDFNSAQDKIQLKGDRSLYSLSFFADGNGQTLANLYYLQPGATAERVGILKNVSSNLTLSNSAFIYLPNESPQPAFNLIGGATPYNDKLKGSVLNDQISGNSGDDNISGGDGNDSLAGDGGGDSLFGDSGNDTVNGGNNNDNLYGAAGNDLLDGGNNQDQLSGDDGNDTLNGGTDNDFLTGGIGNDTLNGTNPNNFELQLGEQDTLVGGADRDLFILGDKDRLYYSDRNSRTDGSTDYAVIKDFNPAQDQIQLKGDRRSYNLSFFTGANGNTLASILYLEAGSTPERIGIIEDVSPDLTINNSAFTFI; encoded by the coding sequence TTGGCTATCTCTCTATCAGATCTGAAAAATACAAATGGTAATGATGGCTTAGTTATTCCTGGCAAAAATGAGGGCGATCGCTTGGGAGAAGCAGTTTATAGTGCAGGGGATCTCAATGGTGATGGTCTTGATGATCTAGTGGTGACTGCGCCTGATGGGGGAATACCCAGTACTGATGATGATAGCTATTATCAGAGCGATCGCCGTGGTCAAGCCTATGTGATTTTTGGTACTCGCAGCAGCAATAATTCTACTGTTAATCTTGATAGCCTCAATGGTAGCAATGGATTTAAGGTTTCTGGGATTGATGCTACTAATCAGTTGGGTAGTGCGGTTTCGGTGGGAGATCTTAATGGTGATGGCATTGATGACTTAGTTTTAGGTGCGCCTAACGCAGGACGCAATATTAGTAGCTATAACTACAGCTACAGTGAAAATAATGGTGAAGCTTATGTGATTTTTGGTACTCGCAATGGCAAAGATGCTAATTTCAATCTGCAATCGTTAAATGGCAGCAATGGTTTTACCCTTAAAGGAATTGACGCTTCAGATCTTTTGGGGACAGCTATTACTAGTGCAGGAGACATTAATGGTGATGGAATTGACGATCTAGCAGTTAGCGCTACAGGAGGGGGTCAACCAATTACCAATCGCAATGGTTTTACCTATAGCGATCGCCGTGGAGAAGTTTATGTTTTATTTGGCAAGAAAAACGGCTTTGATGCTCGAATTAATCTGTTTAATCTCAATGGTAGCAACGGTTTTATCGTTGATGGTAAGGATGCTAATGATAGCTTAGGTAGTGCTTTGAGTAATGCAGGAGATATCAATGGTGATGGGATTGATGATCTGGTGATTGGTGCGTCTAATGCAGGAAATGTGATCGATAGTCCCTTTGCTGATGGCGATAGCGATCGACGAGGAGAAATTTACGTTGTTTTTGGCAGTAAAAACGGATTTAATTCTCGATTTAGCGTTGGCGATCGCTTTACTCTGACAGGAATTGGCATAGAAGATAATTTAGGCACGGCAATTAGTAGTGCAGGCGATCTTAATGGGGATGGTATTGATGATTTAGTTATAGGTGCAGCTAACGCTTCTGTTGATGGGTCATATACCCAATCAGGTCAGGTTTACGTATTGTTTGGCCGTCAGGGTGGGTTTGGCACTCAGTTTGACCTTAATAGTCTCAACGGCAACAACGGCTTTAGTATTGCTGGTATCAATGGGGGAGATGGTTTAGGAAATGCCGTAAGCGCAGGAGATTTTAATGGTGATGACATTGACGATCTCCTGGTTGGTGCTAGTACCGCTGGGTCAGATAGTCGTGGTGCAGCCTACGTTCTGTTTGGTAAACGCAATGGTTTTACGTCGCAAGTAGATTTGGCTAATCTTAGCAGCAGTGCAGGCATCAAAATTGCGGGAGTTAGCAGTGAAGATCTGCTTGGTAGTGGGATTAGTAGTGGTGGAGATCTTAACGGTGATGGTGCTGACGATTTAATAGTTAGTGCGCCTGGTGTCGATTTAGGTAATGAATACACGAAAGAAGGTACGACCTATGTGATTTTTGGCAAGCCACAACCACAACCACAGCCAGTTCCTTCTAATAGTCCCACACCCTACAGCGATCGCCTTAAAGGAACTGCTCAAAACGACCAGATTTCAGGACAAAACGGTGATGATACTATCTTTGGGGAAGATGGCAACGACACCTTAGCGGGAGATGGTGGTAACGATCGGCTCTCTGGTAGCAATGGCAACGACACCTTAGCGGGAAATGATGGCGGAGATACAATCTCTGGTGGTGCAGGAACAGATCTGCTCAATGGTGGCAATCAACAAGACCGACTTTTAGGAGATGCGGGTAATGATAGCCTAGTGGGAGGCACTGATAATGATTTATTAGAAGGAGGTTCGGGGAATGACACTATTTTTGGTGCCGATCCCAATAACTTTCAGGTTCAAGTTGGCGAACAAGAAACCCTCATTGGTGGAGAGGGAACAGATTTATTTATCCTCGGTGACAAAAATCAGATCTACTATGACGATCGCAATTCCAGGACAGATGGTTCAACCGACTACGCTCTCATTGAAGACTTTAATCTTGCTCAAGACAAAATTCAGTTAAAAGGCGATCGCTCTTTATATAGCCTCTCTTTCTTTGCAGATGGCAATGGTAAAACCTTAGCTAACCTTTTTTACTTACAGCCAGAAGCAGTTCCCGAACGAGTGGGTATTCTTAAGAACGTTTCTTCTAACCTCACTTTAAGTAATTCTGCCTTTGTTTTTGTCGGTCAACAGCCTAGTAATCCGCCACCGACAACTATCATCGGTCAAGCAACTCCCTACAACGATCGCCTTAACGGAACTGCTCAAAACGACCAGATTTCAGGACAAAACGGTAATGATACTATCTTTGGGGAAGATGGCAACGACACCCTAGCGGGAGATGGTGGTAACGATCGGCTCTCTGGTAGCAATGGCAACGACACCTTAGCGGGAAATGATGGCGGAGATACAATCTCTGGTGGTGCAGGAACAGATCTGCTCAATGGTGGCAATCAACAAGACCGACTTCTAGGAGACGCGGGTAATGATAGCCTAGTGGGAGGCACTGATAATGATTTATTAGAAGGAGGTTCGGGGAATGACACTCTCTTTGGTGCCGATCCCAATAACTCCCAGGTTCAAGTTGGCGAACAAGAAACCCTCATTGGTGGAGAGGGAACAGATTTATTTATCCTCGGTGACAAAAATCAGATCTACTATGACGATCGCAATTCCAGGACAGATGGTTCAACGGACTACGCTTTAATTGAAGACTTTAATTCTGCTCAAGACAAAATTCAGTTAAAAGGCGATCGCAGTTTATATAGTTTGTCTTTCTTTGCAGATGGCAATGGTCAAACCTTAGCTAACCTCTATTACCTACAGCCAGGAGCAACAGCCGAACGAGTGGGTATTCTTAAGAACGTTTCTTCTAACCTCACTCTAAGTAATTCTGCCTTCATCTATTTACCAAATGAATCACCCCAACCAGCGTTTAATTTAATCGGTGGAGCAACACCTTACAATGACAAGCTTAAAGGCAGTGTTTTAAACGATCAAATCTCAGGAAATAGCGGAGACGACAACATCTCTGGCGGGGATGGTAATGATTCTCTAGCTGGTGATGGCGGTGGTGATTCTCTCTTTGGGGATAGTGGTAACGATACGGTTAACGGGGGCAACAATAACGATAATCTCTATGGTGCAGCAGGTAATGATTTGCTTGATGGAGGCAATAATCAAGACCAACTCTCAGGAGATGACGGTAACGATACCCTCAATGGCGGTACTGACAATGACTTCTTAACAGGGGGAATAGGTAACGATACTCTCAATGGTACTAACCCTAATAACTTTGAACTCCAGCTTGGGGAACAGGATACTTTGGTTGGTGGTGCAGACAGAGATCTTTTCATCCTAGGGGACAAAGATCGGCTCTACTATAGCGATCGCAATTCCAGGACAGATGGTTCAACCGACTACGCTGTAATTAAGGACTTCAATCCTGCACAAGATCAAATTCAGCTAAAAGGCGATCGCCGTTCATATAACCTCTCTTTCTTTACTGGTGCTAATGGTAATACTCTGGCTAGTATTTTATATCTTGAAGCTGGAAGTACTCCTGAAAGAATCGGCATCATTGAAGATGTCTCACCTGATTTGACCATCAATAACAGCGCTTTTACCTTTATTTAA
- the frr gene encoding ribosome recycling factor yields the protein MKLSEVKERMQKTIEATQRSFNTIRTGRASTSLLDRVMVDYYGSETPLKSLANLSTPDATTIMIQPYDKSSMGQIEKAISMSDIGLTPNNDGSLIRLNIPPLTKQRRQELVKTAGKLAEEGKVGIRNIRRDAIDAVRTQEKNSDISEDESRDLQDEIQSVTDSYNKKIDELLAIKEQDIMTV from the coding sequence GTGAAGTTATCTGAAGTAAAAGAACGTATGCAAAAGACTATCGAGGCAACTCAAAGGTCTTTCAACACGATTAGGACAGGAAGAGCTAGCACCTCTTTATTAGATCGGGTGATGGTGGACTATTATGGCTCAGAGACTCCTTTGAAATCTCTTGCCAACCTGAGTACTCCTGATGCCACAACAATTATGATTCAGCCTTATGACAAAAGTAGCATGGGGCAAATTGAGAAAGCAATCTCTATGTCTGATATTGGTTTAACCCCCAATAATGATGGGAGTTTGATTCGGCTCAATATTCCGCCTCTAACTAAACAGCGTCGTCAAGAGTTGGTTAAAACGGCGGGTAAGTTGGCAGAAGAAGGTAAGGTGGGAATTCGTAATATCCGTCGTGATGCGATCGACGCAGTGCGGACACAAGAGAAAAATAGCGATATATCAGAAGATGAATCGCGAGATTTACAAGATGAAATTCAAAGCGTCACCGATAGCTACAACAAGAAAATTGATGAGCTTTTGGCGATTAAAGAACAGGATATTATGACTGTTTAA
- a CDS encoding redoxin domain-containing protein codes for MNTIGNYAPDFELPGIDQKVYHLGNYLRGFEAIAVVFMSDMTEVNQYLERLKQLQTDFGGQKFTVIGIDPNYSVEPIADSIKAMQKYAQAKQLNFPYLRDSNQDVAKAFKTKVLPTVYLLDSEAVIRYQGKIDDGAESGQNHHYLRNSVVAMLGGERIERNYVEPVGTEINWRPQ; via the coding sequence ATGAATACGATAGGTAATTACGCCCCCGACTTTGAGCTTCCAGGTATCGATCAAAAGGTATATCATCTGGGTAACTATCTCCGTGGATTTGAGGCGATCGCTGTAGTTTTTATGAGCGATATGACCGAAGTAAATCAGTATCTTGAGCGTCTTAAGCAACTTCAGACTGATTTTGGGGGACAAAAATTCACCGTTATTGGCATAGACCCTAATTACTCTGTTGAGCCTATTGCTGATAGCATTAAAGCGATGCAAAAGTATGCTCAAGCAAAACAACTCAATTTTCCCTATTTGAGAGATTCTAATCAAGACGTGGCAAAAGCTTTTAAGACTAAAGTTTTACCAACCGTTTATCTCTTAGATAGTGAGGCGGTGATTCGTTATCAAGGCAAAATTGATGACGGTGCAGAATCAGGACAAAATCATCATTATCTGCGCAATAGCGTTGTGGCGATGCTTGGAGGAGAAAGAATTGAGAGAAACTATGTCGAACCTGTGGGTACAGAGATTAATTGGCGACCCCAGTAA
- a CDS encoding HEAT repeat domain-containing protein produces the protein MPDLKKIAAQLESADSKDRLLALTSLREVAPEDAVPLIKKVLNDEILPVRSMAVFALGIKPTAECFPLLIDLLASDPDYGIRADAAGALGYLNDIRAFEHLVRAFYEDTNWLVRFSAAVSLGNLQDIRAKELLMEALDSEEVILQQAAIAALGEIKAVESVDKILNFAASEDWLIRQRIAEALGNLGTEKSISALKFLAKDLHPQVKEAAQISLQRLGDSIK, from the coding sequence ATGCCAGATTTAAAGAAAATTGCTGCTCAGTTGGAAAGTGCCGATTCTAAGGATCGTTTATTAGCTTTAACATCTTTGAGGGAAGTTGCACCAGAAGATGCCGTTCCCTTAATTAAAAAAGTTTTAAACGATGAGATACTACCAGTGCGCTCAATGGCGGTTTTTGCCTTGGGAATCAAGCCAACAGCCGAGTGTTTCCCGCTACTAATCGATTTATTAGCCAGTGATCCAGACTATGGTATTCGAGCGGATGCAGCGGGAGCATTAGGGTATCTCAATGATATTCGTGCCTTTGAACATCTAGTTAGAGCATTTTACGAAGATACAAACTGGTTGGTAAGATTTAGTGCAGCGGTTTCTTTGGGCAACCTACAAGATATTAGAGCTAAGGAGTTGCTGATGGAAGCTCTTGATAGCGAGGAAGTTATTCTACAGCAAGCAGCGATCGCCGCTTTAGGAGAAATCAAAGCAGTAGAATCAGTAGATAAAATCTTGAATTTTGCCGCCTCAGAAGACTGGTTAATTCGTCAGAGGATCGCCGAAGCTTTAGGAAATTTGGGGACAGAAAAAAGTATCTCAGCCTTGAAATTTTTGGCGAAAGATCTGCACCCTCAAGTGAAAGAAGCTGCTCAAATATCTTTGCAGCGCCTGGGAGACAGTATTAAATAG
- the pyrH gene encoding UMP kinase, with product MSYQRVLLKLSGEALMGNLGYGIDPMVVAEIAQEVADVVNSGVELAIVVGGGNIFRGMKASAAGMDRATADYIGMIATVMNAMTLQDALERIGIDNRLQTAIAMQEVAEPYIRRRAIRHLERGRVVIFGAGSGNPFFTTDTTAALRAAEIDAEIIFKATKVDGIYDADPVKNPDARRYQSLTYHHVLTNELKVMDSTAIALCKENNIPILVFDLSVNGNIMRASKGESVGTIVGGNCEVI from the coding sequence ATGAGTTACCAGAGGGTTTTATTAAAATTAAGTGGCGAAGCCTTAATGGGCAACTTAGGCTATGGCATCGATCCGATGGTAGTCGCCGAGATCGCCCAAGAAGTAGCGGACGTAGTCAACAGTGGGGTGGAGCTAGCCATTGTGGTTGGTGGGGGAAATATCTTTCGCGGTATGAAAGCCTCCGCTGCGGGTATGGATCGGGCAACGGCTGACTATATCGGCATGATTGCTACCGTGATGAACGCCATGACTTTGCAAGACGCTTTGGAAAGAATTGGCATCGACAATCGTCTCCAAACTGCAATTGCCATGCAGGAGGTAGCAGAACCTTATATCCGTCGTCGTGCTATTCGTCACCTGGAAAGAGGTCGAGTAGTCATCTTTGGTGCAGGTTCGGGCAATCCTTTCTTCACTACTGATACAACTGCTGCCTTAAGAGCAGCGGAGATTGATGCAGAAATTATTTTTAAGGCGACTAAGGTAGACGGAATTTATGATGCCGATCCAGTAAAGAATCCTGATGCTCGCCGTTATCAAAGCTTAACTTATCATCATGTTTTGACTAATGAATTAAAAGTAATGGACAGTACGGCGATCGCTCTTTGTAAAGAAAATAATATTCCTATCTTAGTATTCGATCTTTCGGTAAATGGTAACATTATGCGTGCGAGCAAAGGTGAATCTGTCGGCACGATTGTAGGAGGAAATTGTGAAGTTATCTGA